DNA from Pelotomaculum isophthalicicum JI:
CTACCGCCAACCTTAATATAGAACAAACATTGCTTGTTCCCGCAAATGGTGTTTATTCAGTTAAAGTGTATGTTGATAATGAAACCTACCTCGGAGTGGCAAATATCGGTGTCAAACCAACATTTCAGGGTAGCACGAGGAACATTGAAGTGCATTTGTTGGACTTTTACCAGGATCTATATGGAAAAAATATAAAAGTAAAATTTACCAGGCGGTTAAGGGAGGAAAAAAGATTTATGACTTCAACCGATCTGGTTAAACAAATAGAGCAGGATATTATGGAGACCCGTGCGGGGGTCGAAAGCAAATGAATAAAAAATAACAACTTTCAATATAAATTTAATAGGCAGCGTTTACATAAGTGCCAGGTTTGTGCTACAATTATCGCGTTAAACGTCCCGTATCATGAAAGGAGGCGTTTACCTTGACAGTTCCAAAATTTGATTCTCCAGAAGAGGAAATCAAGAAGTGGTTAAATTATATCGCTTTGATTTGTCTGAGCGAGGAGTTCCAGTCCTTGAAAAAAGAGCTGGAAAGCATTTACCTCCAATCGAACATGGAAAATGTCCGGTTAACAGCCTTCGAGGATGCTCTATACGCCTTTCTCTCGCAAGAGAGGGACGAACAAGTATACCAATCTAACGCGTATTAGAGCCTAAAACAGATGAAGGTAATTATTACTGAACACGCCCGCAAGCGATTACGGGATTTGAGACAGGATAGGATTACTATAGCAGACATAATTAACGCTGCCAGTGGCATACCAGGACGCATACCGACAGCTACCAGATTTAGGGGGTTTTTGGCAAAGCCCGGTAGAGTGTTTGATATTGTTGCCAAGGATATACCAGGCGGTCGCCTGGTAATTACAATAATCGGGAAGTAACCTTCCCAAAGAACTGCAGGCTAGGTAACACGTTCTCCGGCGGTTGACTTGGCCGGCAGCGATTAATTAAAAAGGAGGTGAACAGCATGGCTTTGACTACTGAAAGCAAACAAAACATTATTTCCCAACATAAGCTTCACGATAACGACACTGGTTCTCCAGAAGTTCAGATTGCTATTTTGACGGAAAGGATTAATAATCTTACCAGTCACTTGCAGCAACATAAGGGTGACCACCACTCACGCCGGGGTTTGTTAAAGATGGTTGGCCAAAGAAGGGCCTTGCTAAACTATCTACGTGACCGGCATTTTGATCGATATCGTTCACTTATCGAAAAACTTGGTTTAAGAAAGTAGCGATGTTCATGAAGCGGGCTAATTCACCCGCTTCTTCGTCATATGCGGGGGTTTTTGTGATTTTATTTTACCCCGAAAGGAAATACTAATAAGAACGTCGAAGATATATTTTGTTAAATGTTTCATGTCTGTTACAGGAGGTATAGCGACTCAATGCTAAATAACCAGGTTTTAATCAGAGAAATTCTCGTCGGTGGTCGCCCGATGATCTTAGAGACTGGTAGACTGGCAAAACAAGCGAGTGGTTCCGTACTTGTCCGTTACGGTGATACTGTTGTCCTGGTCACCGCCACTATGGCCGGCCACGTCAGGGCAGGGATTGATTTCTTTCCACTTACAGTGGATTATGAGGAAAGGTTCTATGCTGTTGGAAAGATACCGGGCGGTTTTATAAAGAGAGAAAGTCGTCCCAGTGAGAAAGCTGTTCTTTCCGGACGATTGATCGACCGTCCAATTCGTCCTCTGTTCCCTAAAGAAATGCGCAATGAGGTCCAAGTTATAGCTACAATAATGTCCGTGGACCAAGATCATGCTCCTGAAATAGCCGCCATGATCGGTGCTTCAGCAGCGTTGCATATTTCAGAAATCCCCTTAAAATATCCAATTGGTGGTGTTATCGTAGGCCGGGTGGACGGGCAGTTTGTGATTAACCCCGTTTTAGCCCAAATCGAAAAGAGCGACATGCATCTGGTGGTTGCCGGTACCGGGGAAGCAGTAATGATGGTAGAGGCGGGTGCCCGTGAGATTCCGGAAGCGGTCATGCTGGAGGCAATTTCTTTCGGACATGACTCTGTGAAAGAAATCGTTAACTTTATTGAAAAGTTTCGTGATGAAGCCCTTGCTATAGGCCTGGCCAAGGAAAAAGTAATACCCGATATAGCCGAACCCGGGAACGATATTATTGAAGCAGTAACCGGGCCTGCCGAGGAAAAACTCGAAGTTGCCCTTCGGCGGTGTGTGAATGAAAAGCTTATTAAACAAGCCCGTGAATCATACTTGGATGATGTTAAGAACGAGTTAGCGGGGCAGTTCATCGAAACTTTTCCGGATCAGGAAAATTTAATAAGTACAGTTATTGACGCGGTTGAAAAGAAGATCGTTCG
Protein-coding regions in this window:
- the rpsO gene encoding 30S ribosomal protein S15 — translated: MALTTESKQNIISQHKLHDNDTGSPEVQIAILTERINNLTSHLQQHKGDHHSRRGLLKMVGQRRALLNYLRDRHFDRYRSLIEKLGLRK